The following proteins are encoded in a genomic region of Neoarius graeffei isolate fNeoGra1 chromosome 6, fNeoGra1.pri, whole genome shotgun sequence:
- the LOC132887371 gene encoding guanylyl cyclase-activating protein 2-like translates to MGQTQHIEKAEHAEIDVITLQNMYKKFVTECPSGLLFLHEFKKFFGVGPSGEASEYAENMFRAFDKNGDNTIDFLEFVAALNLVFRGDLEHKLRWSFKVYDKDGNGFIDKAELKAIVEIIYHVRKVGKKDPEVSPDEICERIFKAVDVDGDGQITLEEFLAGAQKDPWILNMLRLDTNPYSWVAEQRRKSAHF, encoded by the exons ATGGGACAAACTCAACATATTGAGAAAGCCGAACATGCAGAGATTGACGTCATTACACTTCAGAACATGTATAAAAAGTTTGTGACTGAGTGCCCTAGCGGCCTTTTGTTTTTGCATGAATTTAAGAAGTTTTTCGGAGTTGGACCCTCTGGGGAAGCATCGGAGTACGCGGAGAATATGTTTCGCGCCTTTGACAAGAATGGG GACAACACTATTGACTTCTTGGAGTTTGTCGCCGCTCTGAATTTGGTGTTCAGGGGAGATTTAGAGCACAAACTGAGATGGTCGTTCAAAGTGTATGACAAGGATGGCAACGGATTTATAGACAAAGCTGAACTCAAAGCGATTGTTGAA ATCATATATCATGTGAGGAAAGTAGGCAAGAAAGATCCAGAGGTGTCCCCTGATGAAATCTGTGAAAGAATCTTCAAAGCTGTAGATGTGGATGGAGATG gTCAGATTACGCTGGAGGAGTTTTTAGCAGGAGCTCAAAAAGATCCATGGATTCTTAACATGTTGCGTTTGGACACGAATCCCTATAGTTGGGTGGCGGAGCAGAGGAGGAAAAGTGCACATTTCTGA